Sequence from the Qipengyuania gaetbuli genome:
GCCTTCGGCCAGCAACCGGCGTCCTTCCTCGAGATCCGCTTCGCCGAAGACCGGCTGGCTCGCCCGCGAATGCTTGCCGAGATCGAAAGCGCTGAGGAAGCTCTGGCAACCGGACAGCGGCATTACCACCGCCAGGGCTGCAAGGGTTGCGGGGACTTTCTTCATGTTATCCTCCTGCCAGTGCGGGACCAAGTTCACGAACAAACCCGATTATTGCGGGCAAAGCCAATACGCCAACCATCACTGGAAGCATACAGGCCACCAAAGGGATAGATACGAGTACCGGAATGCGGTGAGCTTTTTCTTCAGCACGCAGACGTCGAGCTTCCCGCATTTCGCCAGCATAGATCCTAAGCGTGTCAGCTATGCTGGTGCCTAGTTTGTCCGATTGAATCAGGAGTGTAGAAAAGGAACGAATCTCTTGCACGCCTGAATTGTCGGCGAGCTGACGCAGAGCGAGTTCTCGTGATGCGCCGGCACGCATCAGTAGGGTCGTTTCAACCAAGAGCTCTGCTATTAAGGTATGTGATCGGCTCATCTCGCGGCCAACTTTGTCGAGCGCCGCCTCTAGGCCCAAACCCGCTTCGACACAGACCAGAATGAGATCAAGTGCGTCCGGAAAGCCGTTGATGATCCGTTCTTTACGCCTGTCGGCCTTTGCGCGGACATATAGATTCGGCAAATATAGACCAGCTGCCGCTAGTATAGAGCTTACTAGATAAAGTTTAAAAACCGAAGGAGGATCGCTA
This genomic interval carries:
- a CDS encoding type II secretion system F family protein encodes the protein MLEIAASSTAFRIIALAIVFALVTGAILIVVNGIEARRRASRQIARLDAAASVDSQVDLLRDQRKDRWVKIADTIEKSGISLTDKNNLKLEQQMRMAGYRSKAAVRTFTIARIMLIFTIPGIYLLLSFFNSDPPSVFKLYLVSSILAAAGLYLPNLYVRAKADRRKERIINGFPDALDLILVCVEAGLGLEAALDKVGREMSRSHTLIAELLVETTLLMRAGASRELALRQLADNSGVQEIRSFSTLLIQSDKLGTSIADTLRIYAGEMREARRLRAEEKAHRIPVLVSIPLVACMLPVMVGVLALPAIIGFVRELGPALAGG